In Ctenopharyngodon idella isolate HZGC_01 chromosome 2, HZGC01, whole genome shotgun sequence, the following are encoded in one genomic region:
- the rabggtb gene encoding geranylgeranyl transferase type-2 subunit beta isoform X1 — translation MGTQVKDVIIKPDAPNTLLLDKHADYIAAYGSKKDDYEYTLSEYLRMSGIYWGLTVMDLMGQLSRMNREEIIDFIKSCQHDCGGISASIGHDPHLLYTLSAVQILSLYDSINVIDVDKVVDYVRGLQQEDGSFAGDKWGEIDTRFSFCAVATLALLGKLDAINMDKAVEFVLSCMNFDGGFGCRPGSESHAGQIYCCTGFLSVTGQLHQVNADLLGWWLCERQLPSGGLNGRPEKLPDVCYSWWVLASLKIIGRIHWIDKAKLRNFILACQDEETGGFADRPGDMVDPFHTLFGVAGLSLLGDEQIKPVNPVFCMPEDVLQRIGLQPDLLS, via the exons ATG GGAACCCAGGTTAAAGACGTGATCATTAAACCTGATGCTCCAAACACTCTGCTCCTGGACAAGCATGCAGACTATATTGCTGCCTATGGCTCCAAGAAGGATGATTAT GAGTACACGCTGTCAGAGTACCTAAGAATGAGTGGCATCTACTGGGGCCTGACAGTAATGGACCTGATGGGTCAGCTCTCTCGAATGAACCGTGAGGAGATCATAGACTTCATCAAGTCCTGCCAGCATGACTGTGGAGGCATCAGCGCCAGCATCGGTCATGACCCTCACCTCCTCTACACCCTCAGTGCTGTACAG ATCCTGTCCTTGTATGATAGCATTAATGTCATTGATGTGGACAAAGTGGTGGACTATGTTAGAGGACTGCAGCAGGAGGACGGCTCATTCGCCGGGGACAAATGGg GTGAAATAGATACACGGTTTTCCTTTTGTGCGGTTGCGACATTGGCACTACTG GGCAAGTTAGATGCAATCAACATGGACAAGGCCGTTGAGTTTGTGCTGTCCTGTATGAACTTTGATGGTGGGTTTGGTTGTAGGCCTGGTTCAGAGTCTCATGCTGGTCAG ATTTACTGCTGCACAGGTTTCTTGTCCGTCACTGGGCAGCTTCATCAAGTAAATGCAGATCTGTTGGGCTGGTGGCTCTGTGAAAGACAGTTGCCATCAGGAGGCCTGAATGGGAGACCAGAGAAG CTGCCTGATGTCTGCTATTCCTGGTGGGTTCTTGCATCTTTGAAGATCATTGGCAGAATTCACTGGATTGACAAAGCAAAACTGCGCAATTTTATTCTTGCTTGCCAGGATGAAGAGACTGGAGGCTTCGCTGACAGGCCTGGAGACATG GTGGATCCTTTCCACACTCTGTTTGGTGTGGCTGGTCTGTCTTTGTTGGGAGATGAGCAGATCAAACCGGTGAACCCTGTGTTTTGCATGCCTGAGGATGTGCTTCAGAGAATTGGCCTCCAACCAGACTTGCTGAGCTGA
- the rabggtb gene encoding geranylgeranyl transferase type-2 subunit beta isoform X3 encodes MSGIYWGLTVMDLMGQLSRMNREEIIDFIKSCQHDCGGISASIGHDPHLLYTLSAVQILSLYDSINVIDVDKVVDYVRGLQQEDGSFAGDKWGEIDTRFSFCAVATLALLGKLDAINMDKAVEFVLSCMNFDGGFGCRPGSESHAGQIYCCTGFLSVTGQLHQVNADLLGWWLCERQLPSGGLNGRPEKLPDVCYSWWVLASLKIIGRIHWIDKAKLRNFILACQDEETGGFADRPGDMVDPFHTLFGVAGLSLLGDEQIKPVNPVFCMPEDVLQRIGLQPDLLS; translated from the exons ATGAGTGGCATCTACTGGGGCCTGACAGTAATGGACCTGATGGGTCAGCTCTCTCGAATGAACCGTGAGGAGATCATAGACTTCATCAAGTCCTGCCAGCATGACTGTGGAGGCATCAGCGCCAGCATCGGTCATGACCCTCACCTCCTCTACACCCTCAGTGCTGTACAG ATCCTGTCCTTGTATGATAGCATTAATGTCATTGATGTGGACAAAGTGGTGGACTATGTTAGAGGACTGCAGCAGGAGGACGGCTCATTCGCCGGGGACAAATGGg GTGAAATAGATACACGGTTTTCCTTTTGTGCGGTTGCGACATTGGCACTACTG GGCAAGTTAGATGCAATCAACATGGACAAGGCCGTTGAGTTTGTGCTGTCCTGTATGAACTTTGATGGTGGGTTTGGTTGTAGGCCTGGTTCAGAGTCTCATGCTGGTCAG ATTTACTGCTGCACAGGTTTCTTGTCCGTCACTGGGCAGCTTCATCAAGTAAATGCAGATCTGTTGGGCTGGTGGCTCTGTGAAAGACAGTTGCCATCAGGAGGCCTGAATGGGAGACCAGAGAAG CTGCCTGATGTCTGCTATTCCTGGTGGGTTCTTGCATCTTTGAAGATCATTGGCAGAATTCACTGGATTGACAAAGCAAAACTGCGCAATTTTATTCTTGCTTGCCAGGATGAAGAGACTGGAGGCTTCGCTGACAGGCCTGGAGACATG GTGGATCCTTTCCACACTCTGTTTGGTGTGGCTGGTCTGTCTTTGTTGGGAGATGAGCAGATCAAACCGGTGAACCCTGTGTTTTGCATGCCTGAGGATGTGCTTCAGAGAATTGGCCTCCAACCAGACTTGCTGAGCTGA
- the LOC127506822 gene encoding SLAM family member 5-like, protein MVRTFVLFLLLCLVGVFDVESHAVSVMVGHSVTLDSNSSEIQLENLIEWRFDEIRIAIVIKGNPTYEDERFGDRLKLDRNGSLTITDARITDTGVYKLSIVGKVQTMDSNKRFSVTVYDPLSIPVITSNISQCSSSPKCVLLCSVRNVTRVTVSWYKGNSSLSSISVSDLGISLSLPLEVEYQDNNTYSCVVSNPLSNQTKHVCITDLCRLHSVFSSDEVHNCGGTETVIRLAVTALVGLAAVAAFIVLVYDIKSRRSEQERYESHNDGADILKQQ, encoded by the exons ATGGTTCGCAcgtttgttttgttccttttgtTGTGTCTGGTTG GTGTGTTTGATGTTGAGTCACATGCAGTGTCAGTGATGGTGGGACATTCTGTCACTCTGGACTCTAATAGCTCTGAAATACAGCTGGAAAACTTGATCGAGTGGAGGTTCGACGAAATTCGCATAGCTATCGTAATTAAGGGCAATCCTACATATGAGGATGAGAGATTCGGAGACAGACTAAAACTGGACAGAAATGGATCTCTCACCATCACAGACGCCAGAATCACAGACACTGGAGTATATAAATTAAGTATTGTCGGTAAGGTGCAAACCATGGATTCAAACAAGAGATTCAGTGTTACTGTTTATG ATCCACTATCCATTCCTGTCATTACCAGCAACATTTCACAGTGTTCATCAAGCCCAAAATGTGTGCTGCTATGTTCAGTGAGGAATGTGACCAGGGTGACTGTCTCCTGGTACAAAGGGAACAGTTcattgtccagcatcagtgtgtctgatctcggcatcagtctctctctacctctagaggtggaatatcaggataacAACACATACAGCTGTGTGGTGAGCAATCCTCTCAGCAACCAGACCAAACACGTCTGCATTACCGATCTCTGTCGTTTGCATTCAG TTTTCTCTTCAGATGAGGTCCATAACTGTGGAGGGACTGAAACTGTGATCCGATTGGCTGTCACTGCTCTGGTGGGCCTGGCTGCTGTAGCTGCTTTTATTGTGTTGGTTTATGACATCAAATCAAGAAGAAGTGAGCAGGAGAGATACGAGAGCCACAATGATGGAGCTGATATTctaaaacaacaataa